Proteins from a genomic interval of Syngnathus acus chromosome 4, fSynAcu1.2, whole genome shotgun sequence:
- the btbd8 gene encoding AP2-interacting clathrin-endocytosis protein isoform X1: MKSDSLTTVHPSGDAQTSKVKLTKKPGERTTAAKPKTTSTGTPILNGTAVGARRDVAGPARSRVAKEPEKKANPGSRSKTSPPSCVSRPPRSSTQQAASSTSSGVSPENGGGRSPRNGTTSIPGAKPKQQAKPPNKLAATKSDATKQSSSSPGSRSKVKVPPGAVEAPVAGAVRARADPKGKGVQDSNVTKYGSVGKKQTLPRKDLDGPRSSALSKPHGETARKVLTSVLAKSSSKPTKVSPTSTKQPFNKSAPKLKSTTESEGPSAKTGVTIRSSKGQGAKENGQSSDCKTEEVDSGGAGADSAAELVAPLPPKGQDSLSPHQDSTSSVVQKTDQQSTNGANEPCVAPPAVRSIAVVKMSDSLTGLQSPSTPGDTPCSGASTSTPLEDSWSGGIHPQVSPASETGSTHSTSSDDIKPRSEDYDAGGSQDDDGYNEQGVSKCSTMRCHDFLGRSSSDTSTPEEIKMYEAGTVLRVDVRLRGREVETTSEEEGARPRPRSWLQREERSVTAETPSSVPERQTSEEEDDDEEETEEERSEVEVIPNQGPTEASPPFQGIINPAFDDDAADPENEQPDFQSTSNFRRSVLLSVDECEELGSEEGGVQTPQDHDDGATPCDVFESDSVTPQCHRAPSHEHSMTAHQPQGEEPQERPLKFLTEIQETQSQGTDGPPPSTNTTRDPPPQERPCHLDLRPPYTDGTKKTDLHLDLNEPHKMGDSPLQSPAGDIACDRLDLGDGKPEQTPSNKALLSPIYEMDAGDAFVRRSDKDTTGQEKFEDKGSEFAKRDWSLLRQLLSEQESNLGVINPVPEELNLAQYLIKQTLSLSRDCLDARCFLSPERETFKRWAELISPMEDSSTSITVTSFSPEDAASPQGEWTIVELETHH; encoded by the exons ATGAAGTCGGATTCTCTGACAACTGTTCACCCATCGGGAGATGCACAAACCTCCAAGGTGAAGCTTACCAAGAAGCCTGGAGAGCGGACCACTGCGGCAAAGCCAAAGACAACATCGACCGGAACACCGATTCTGAACGGCACCGCTGTGGGGGCCAGGCGGGATGTCGCCGGTCCGGCTCGCTCTCGTGTGGCGAAGGAGCCTGAGAAGAAGGCAAATCCCGGGAGCAGATCCAAGACCTCCCCTCCAAGCTGCGTGTCGAGACCTCCAAGAAGTTCTACGCAACAAGCCGCCTCGTCAACGTCGAGCGGCGTCTCGCCAGAAAACGGCGGCGGCAGGAGCCCTCGAAATGGCACTACTTCCATTCCAG GAGCAAAGCCCAAACAGCAGGCCAAGCCACCGAACAAACTTGCAGCGACCAAATCGGATGCAACAAAGCAGAGCAGCAG CAGTCCCGGTAGCAGGTCCAAGGTGAAAGTACCGCCTGGAGCAGTGGAGGCCCCTGTGGCTGGAGCAGTGAGAGCAAGGGCGGACCCCAAAGGCAAAGGAGTCCAAGACAGTAACG TCACCAAGTATGGATCTGTTGGGAAAAAGCAGACTTTGCCCAGGAAGGATTTAGATGGCCCGAGATCCTCTGCGCTGAGCAAACCACACGGGGAAACTGCCAGAAAGGTCTTAACCTCAGTTTTGGCTAAATCCTCTTCTAAACCAACCAAAGTGTCTCCCACATCTACTAAGCAGCCCTTCAACAAATCAGCACCAAAACTTAAAAGTACCACAGAATCGGAGGGACCTTCAGCAAAAACTGGAGTAACCATCAGAAGTTCTAAAGGTCAGGGTGCTAAGGAAAATGGTCAAAGTTCAGACTGTAAAACTGAAGAGGTGGACAGCGGCGGCGCAGGGGCAGATAGCGCTGCGGAACTCGTGGCACCATTGCCACCAAAAGGCCAAGATTCCCTCAGCCCCCATCAGGACTCAACTTCTTCCGTTGTCCAGAAGACTGACCAACAGTCCACAAATGGCGCGAATGAACCTTGCGTAGCGCCGCCAGCAGTAAGATCCATTGCCGTGGTTAAAATGTCTGACAGCCTTACGGGGCTTCAGTCACCGAGTACGCCTGGCGACACCCCCTGCAGTGGGGCAAGTACCAGCACTCCCTTAGAGGACTCCTGGAGTGGCGGCATCCACCCACAAGTTAGCCCTGCATCAGAAACTGGCAGTACGCACTCAACCTCCTCGGACGACATCAAGCCCCGGTCGGAGGACTACGACGCAGGGGGTTCGCAGGACGACGACGGGTACAACGAACAAGGCGTGTCCAAGTGCAGCACCATGCGCTGCCACGACTTCCTCggccgcagcagcagcgacaCCAGCACACCTGAGGAAATCAAGATGTACGAGGCCGGCACGGTGCTGAGAGTGGACGTCCGGCTGCGTGGCCGGGAGGTGGAGACCACCAGCGAGGAGGAAGGCGCGAGGCCACGTCCCCGGTCGTGGTTGCAAAGGGAGGAACGGTCAGTGACCGCCGAGACGCCTTCCAGCGTGCCTGAGCGCCAGACttcagaggaggaggacgatgatgaagaggaaacAGAGGAGGAGAGATCAGAAGTGGAGGTGATCCCTAATCAGGGTCCGACCGAAGCCTCGCCGCCCTTTCAAGGGATCATCAACCCGGCCTTCGATGATGACGCCGCGGACCCGGAGAACGAGCAGCCGGACTTTCAGTCTACATCCAACTTCCGCCGCTCTGTTTTGCTGTCTGTGGATGAGTGCGAGGAATTGGGCTCTGAGGAAGGCGGTGTCCAAACCCCTCAAGACCACGACGACGGAGCCACTCCGTGCGACGTTTTTGAGTCGGACTCCGTCACTCCACAATGCCACCGCGCCCCTTCCCATGAACACTCCATGACTGCGCACCAGCCGCAAGGTGAGGAACCGCAAGAAAGGCCCTTGAAGTTCCTGACGGAGATTCAGGAGACGCAAAGCCAAGGGACCGACGGCCCTCCGCCGAGCACCAATACCACCAGAGACCCCCCGCCCCAGGAGCGGCCGTGTCACCTGGACCTGCGGCCGCCATACACCGATGGAACCAAGAAGACCGACTTACACCTAGACTTAAATGAGCCGCACAAGATGGGGGACTCTCCCTTACAGTCTCCAGCAG GCGACATTGCTTGTGACAGATTGGATCTAGGCGACGGCAAACCCGAGCAGACTCCGTCCAACAAAGCCCTCCTCTCCCCCATTTACGAGATGGACGCGGGCGACGCGTTCGTGCGCCGCTCGGACAAGGACACAACGGGACAGGAAAAGTTTGAGGACAAAGGCAGCGAGTTTGCCAAGCGGGACTGGAGTCTTCTCAGGCAGCTCCTCTCGGAGCAGGAGTCCAATCTGGGCGTGATCAACCCGGTGCCAGAGGAGCTGAACCTGGCACAGTACCTCATCAAGCAGACGCTGTCTTTGTCCCGGGACTGTCTGGACGCCAGGTGCTTCTTGTCCCCGGAGAGGGAAACCTTCAAGCGCTGGGCCGAACTCATCTCGCCTATGGAGGACTCGTCCACCAGTATCACGGTGACCAGCTTCTCCCCGGAAGATGCCGCCTCGCCGCAAGGGGAGTGGACCATTGTGGAACTAGAAACACACCATTGA
- the brdt gene encoding bromodomain testis-specific protein yields MSGVEVCPGNPPPPEVVNPKRPGRTTNQLQYLEKTVVKALWRHQFSWPFRQPVDAIELHLPDYYTIIKNPIDMGTIKKRLQNKYYWKAMECIQDFNTMFTNCYMYNKPEDDIVFMAQTLEKLFLLEVAKMPTDECEVLQDATKEASKGKKSNAGSLKPRAVVSKVVLQQTAMVIPPDAPLLESPDAVPAQMDESINTVNKRKLDPVPSAVTSSVSEPPVSCMPSVRTGSGRPIKVPKKDLTTLENVQPKLSEPLRHCDVILKEMFSKRHYAYAWPFYTPVDTVGLALHDYHDIIKQPMDLGTIKKKMEQREYTAAKEFAADIRLMFSNCFKYNPPAHEVVYMARKLQEVFEARYAKVPQELAGCCVAAPRRLDKPKGECVGSRSISARSSSSSESESSSNTESSSEEVAAQLANLEEKLKAVSAQLRRLTEDPLMIPKKKVKLRKEKRAKEKDITRHKSSKYECTVEKNIKNSAFNRSVTFRDKTTPLTYREKQQLGRNLAALPSGNLANIIKACDAPSPRLTSREMPTVNSEKMKMSAQRCLQRFVVACRWKKSGQKDCSVKKLMERSAGATHSGKLKEARRCKMLMKPLPHVKKKNVAAKQADSPDFICPSALSGSNSSPTSCCSGDSGGSSPSSDSARSSSAGKLQKSAKGRCQKLTVKAASSKLTHRGRSGNAHSSAPAAASKLTKAKHHWGSDAGKKLPPPDLYQMPSPETILVWATTGFEAPILSPLGKSPLPARDDITTGFKCPENVPDSQVAHVTSSSNSPIKSTLQEKNPKNDIVLKNAESWARLMKQSSAIPTTIKSSKESFQQFRKAAMEKEEREKALKKQLEVPEKRLNKYPPLCKEELPSLGSCVLLAETTPHVPGSGEQPTSPVETWLGSAWSPASRVRELARKKEQERRRREAMSCIDMTMQQDIMTTFELNLD; encoded by the exons ATGTCTGGTGTGGAAGTCTGTCCCGGCAACCCGCCTCCGCCTGAGGTGGTCAACCCAAAGCGACCAGGACGCACTACCAACCAGCTGCAGTACCTGGAGAAGACGGTGGTCAAAGCTTTGTGGCGACACCAGTTCTCGTGGCCCTTCCGCCAGCCCGTAGATGCCATAGAGCTGCATCTCCCT GATTATTACACAATTATCAAGAATCCAATAGATATGGGCACCATAAAGAAGCGACTTCAGAACAAGTATTACTGGAAAGCGATGGAGTGCATCCAAGATTTTAACACCATGTTCACTAACTGCTATATGTACAACAAG CCCGAAGATGACATTGTTTTCATGGCCCAGACGCTGGAAAAGCTTTTTCTGCTTGAAGTCGCTAAAATGCCAACAGACGAATGTGAAGTCCTGCAAGACGCCACAAAAGAAGCAagcaaaggaaagaaaagcaatGCTG GTTCGTTGAAGCCAAGAGCGGTTGTGTCAAAAGTGGTCCTCCAGCAGACGGCGATGGTCATCCCGCCAGATGCACCTCTCCTGGAGTCACCTGACGCAGTTCCAGCGCAGATGGATGAAAGT ATCAACACAGTTAACAAGAGAAAACTCGACCCTGTCCCTTCAGCGGTAACAAGCAGCGTCAGTGAGCcgccggtgtcctgcatgccGTCTGTGAGGACGGGCAGCGGGCGGCCCATAAAGGTGCCAAAGAAAGACCTCACCACCCTGGAAAACGTGCAGCCAAAACTGTCCGAGCCCCTGCGGCACTGCGACGTCATCTTGAAGGAGATGTTCTCTAAGAGGCACTACGCCTACGCATGGCCCTTCTACACACCCGTGGACACCGTGGGCCTGGCACTGCACGACTACCACGACATTATCAAACAGCCCATGGACCTGGGCACCATCAAG AAAAAGATGGAGCAGCGAGAGTACACAGCTGCGAAGGAGTTTGCTGCTGACATCAGGCTGATGTTCTCCAACTGCTTCAAGTACAACCCTCCTGCACATGAGGTCGTCTACATGGCCAGGAAGCTGCAG GAGGTTTTTGAGGCACGTTACGCTAAGGTTCCACAGGAGCTGGCGGGATGCTGCGTGGCGGCGCCTCGTCGCCTCGATAAGCCCAAAGGCGAGTGCGTTGGAAGCCGCTCCATCTCGGCCcgttcctcctcatcctccgagAGTGAGAGCTCCTCCAACACGGAGAGTTCATCAGAGGAGGTCGCCGCGCAACTGGCCAACTTGGAGGAGAAG TTGAAGGCGGTGAGTGCCCAGCTTAGGAGACTCACCGAGGACCCCTTGATGATTCCCAAGAAAAAGGTCAAGTtgagaaaagagaaaagggcCAAAGAAAAGGACATCACTCGACACAAATCTTCCAAGTATGAATGTACCGTGGAGAAAAACATCAAGAATTCTGCTTT CAACAGGAGCGTGACTTTCCGAGACAAGACGACACCGCTGACTTACCGGGAGAAGCAGCAACTCGGGCGGAATTTGGCTGCTTTGCCCTCGGGCAACCTGGCAAACATCATCAAGGCCTGCGACGCCCCGTCGCCTCGCTTGACCTCCAGGGAGATGCCGACGGTGAACTCGGAGAAGATGAAGATGTCCGCGCAGAGGTGCCTGCAGAGGTTCGTGGTGGCGTGCCGGTGGAAGAAATCTGGCCAGAAGGATTGCTCTGTCAAGAAGTTAATGGAGAGAAGCGCTGGAGCAACGCATTCAGGCAAGTTGAAGGAGGCCAGGAGATGCAAGATGCTCATGAAGCCGCTGCCCCACgtaaaaaagaagaatgtaGCCG CCAAACAAGCTGATTCTCCTGACTTTATCTGCCCGTCAGCGCTCAGCGGTAGCAACTCGTCACCTACTTCCTGCTGTAGCGGCGACAGCGGCGGTAGCTCCCCGTCTTCTGACAGCGCTCGCTCATCTTCTG CGGGCAAACTCCAGAAGAGCGCTAAAGGCCGATGTCAAAAGTTGACTGTGAAG GCTGCCAGTAGCAAGCTGACCCACAGGGGGCGCTCTGGTAACGCACACTCCTCTGCTCCAGCTGCTGCTTCCAAGCTAACAAAGGCCAAACACCATTGGGGGAGTGACGCCGGCAAGAAGTTGCCCCCTCCAG ACCTGTACCAAATGCCGTCTCCTGAAACTATACTGGTCTGGGCCACCACTGGATTTGAG GCCCCCATCCTGTCACCGTTGGGGAAGAGTCCACTGCCTGCCAGAGATGACATTACAACTG GTTTCAAATGCCCTGAAAATGTTCCTGACAGTCAAGTGGCACATGTGACGTCATCTTCCAATTCTCCCATTAAATCAACCCTACAGGAAAAGAATCCTAAAAAC GACATAGTTCTGAAAAACGCTGAGTCATGGGCCCGACTGATGAAGCAGTCGTCCGCCATCCCGACCACCATCAAGTCGTCCAAAGAGAGCTTCCAGCAGTTCCGGAAGGCTGCCATGGAGAAGGAAGAGCGTGAGAAGGCGCTGAAGAAACAGTTGGAGGTTCCAGAAAAGCG TCTGAACAAATATCCGCCACTGTGCAAAGAAGAGCTTCCATCTCTCGGGAGCTGCGTCCTTCTGGCAGAGACGACACCACACGTCCCCGGCAGCGGCGAACAGCCCACATCACCTGTGGAGACCTGGCTCGGGTCCGCCTGGTCCCCCGCAAGTCGAGTGCGGGAGCTGGCCAGGAAGAAGGAGCAGGAACGTCGCAGACGTGAAGCG ATGTCATGCATTGACATGACCATGCAGCAGGACATCATGACCACTTTTGAACTCAACCTGGACTAA
- the ephx4 gene encoding epoxide hydrolase 4: MAHPLRTSLPPLLVRLALRFRLCAYWSLVAAFCALCGAAALLRLCWSAIARPTATFRWTLREAPPACLHDTSLGTHCYVRIKESGLRFHYVAAGERGKPLMLFLHGFPEFWFSWRYQLREFKSEFRVVAVDMRGYGESDLPLAVDSYRPELLLTDVKDMVEHLGYNRCFLVGHDWGGTIAWLFAINYPEMVSKLIVLNCPHPSVHADYALRHPSQMLKCSHFFFFQLPRLPELMLSINDFKALKALFTSRSTGMARKGRWLTAEELEAYLYALSQPGALTAALNYFRNVFSSLPLSHNQVRSPVLLLWGERDAFVEQEMAEECRVHIRNHFRLNVISGASHWLQQDQPDIVNTLMWTFLKEGDSRKGHRN; this comes from the exons ATGGCGCATCCGCTGCGCACATCGCTGCCTCCGCTTCTCGTCCGCCTGGCGCTGCGCTTTAGACTTTGCGCCTACTGGTCGCTCGTCGCCGCCTTTTGTGCGCTTTGCGGCGCCGCGGCGCTGCTGCGGCTCTGCTGGAGCGCCATCGCGCGGCCGACTGCCACCTTCCGCTGGACGCTGCGTGAGGCGCCACCGGCGTGTCTGCACGACACGTCCTTGGGCACACACTGCTATGTGCGCATAAAG GAGTCGGGCCTAAGGTTTCACTATGTGGCAGCGGGCGAGCGGGGCAAGCCCCTCATGCTCTTCCTGCATGGCTTCCCCGAGTTCTG GTTCTCCTGGCGCTACCAGCTGCGTGAGTTCAAGAGCGAGTTCCGTGTGGTGGCGGTGGACATGCGAGGCTACGGGGAGTCGGACCTGCCACTCGCTGTGGACAGCTACAGACCCGAACTGCTGCTCACCGACGTCAAGGACATGGTGGAGCACCTCG GCTACAACCGTTGCTTCCTGGTGGGTCACGATTGGGGAGGCACCATCGCGTGGTTGTTTGCCATCAACTACCCGGAGATGGTCTCCAAGCTCATTGTCCTCAACTGTCCGCATCCATCCGTCCACGCAG ACTATGCCTTGCGCCATCCCAGCCAGATGTTGAAGTGCAGccacttcttcttcttccagctGCCTCGCCTGCCTGAGCTCATGCTCTCCATCAACGACTTCAAG GCTCTGAAGGCCTTGTTCACCAGCCGGAGCACCGGAATGGCCCGGAAAGGAAGATGGCTGACGGCGGAAGAGCTGGAAGCGTACCTGTACGCGTTGTCGCAGCCTGGCGCTCTGACAGCCGCGCTCAACTACTTCAGGAATGTTTTCAG CTCTCTGCCGCTGAGCCACAACCAGGTGCGGTCTccagtgctgctgctgtgggGCGAGCGCGACGCCTTCGTAGAGCAGGAGATGGCTGAGGAGTGCCGGGTGCACATCCGCAATCACTTTCGCCTCAACGTCATCTCGGGGGCCAGCCACTGGCTGCAACAAGACCAGCCCGACATCGTCAACACGCTCATGTGGACTTTCCTCAAGGAAGGCGACAGCCGCAAGGGCCACAGGAACTGA
- the LOC119122140 gene encoding uncharacterized protein C1orf146 homolog, with the protein MISFLLVMAADGETRWTTTIIISTSLQSHETIRLLRAQQHRIRLSDSVESGSFIFPLSGTAFKLVEPENVKDESALVKQIQKFAQVHRNSFVLLDAPFNGKRQLDILSLIQQKFFGSHLRIFPVRNNSEILKGMLTIAKATSKPHVNRIRHRMTLSKTHIIERSPVWDMLKKLT; encoded by the exons ATGATCTCATTTCTTTTGGTGATGGCGGCTGATGGAGAAACGAGGTGGACGACAACTATCATCATTAGCACTTCACTGCAG AGTCATGAAACCATAAGGCTTCTCCGTGCTCAACAACACCGAATTCGCCTGTCAGACAGTGTGGAGAGCGGATCTTTCATTTTTCCTCTGTCTG GGACAGCCTTCAAACTGGTGGAGcctgaaaatgtcaaagatGAGTCGGCGCTCGTGAAGCAAATCCAAAAGTTTGCGCAGGTCCACCGCAATAGTTTTGTGCTGCTGGACGCTCCTTTCAACGGGAAAAGACAACTGGACATCCTTTCGCTCATCCAGCAGAA ATTCTTTGGCAGTCACCTCCGCATCTTCCCAGTGCGAAACAATAGCGAAATCCTCAAAGGAATGCTGACTATTGCAAAG GCCACGAGCAAGCCTCACGTGAACCGCATCCGGCACAGGATGACTCTTTCTAAAACTCACATCATAGAGAGGAGCCCCGTGTGGGACATGCTTAAAAAGCTCACCTAA
- the btbd8 gene encoding AP2-interacting clathrin-endocytosis protein isoform X2, with translation MKSDSLTTVHPSGDAQTSKVKLTKKPGERTTAAKPKTTSTGTPILNGTAVGARRDVAGPARSRVAKEPEKKANPGSRSKTSPPSCVSRPPRSSTQQAASSTSSGVSPENGGGRSPRNGTTSIPGAKPKQQAKPPNKLAATKSDATKQSSSPGSRSKVKVPPGAVEAPVAGAVRARADPKGKGVQDSNVTKYGSVGKKQTLPRKDLDGPRSSALSKPHGETARKVLTSVLAKSSSKPTKVSPTSTKQPFNKSAPKLKSTTESEGPSAKTGVTIRSSKGQGAKENGQSSDCKTEEVDSGGAGADSAAELVAPLPPKGQDSLSPHQDSTSSVVQKTDQQSTNGANEPCVAPPAVRSIAVVKMSDSLTGLQSPSTPGDTPCSGASTSTPLEDSWSGGIHPQVSPASETGSTHSTSSDDIKPRSEDYDAGGSQDDDGYNEQGVSKCSTMRCHDFLGRSSSDTSTPEEIKMYEAGTVLRVDVRLRGREVETTSEEEGARPRPRSWLQREERSVTAETPSSVPERQTSEEEDDDEEETEEERSEVEVIPNQGPTEASPPFQGIINPAFDDDAADPENEQPDFQSTSNFRRSVLLSVDECEELGSEEGGVQTPQDHDDGATPCDVFESDSVTPQCHRAPSHEHSMTAHQPQGEEPQERPLKFLTEIQETQSQGTDGPPPSTNTTRDPPPQERPCHLDLRPPYTDGTKKTDLHLDLNEPHKMGDSPLQSPAGDIACDRLDLGDGKPEQTPSNKALLSPIYEMDAGDAFVRRSDKDTTGQEKFEDKGSEFAKRDWSLLRQLLSEQESNLGVINPVPEELNLAQYLIKQTLSLSRDCLDARCFLSPERETFKRWAELISPMEDSSTSITVTSFSPEDAASPQGEWTIVELETHH, from the exons ATGAAGTCGGATTCTCTGACAACTGTTCACCCATCGGGAGATGCACAAACCTCCAAGGTGAAGCTTACCAAGAAGCCTGGAGAGCGGACCACTGCGGCAAAGCCAAAGACAACATCGACCGGAACACCGATTCTGAACGGCACCGCTGTGGGGGCCAGGCGGGATGTCGCCGGTCCGGCTCGCTCTCGTGTGGCGAAGGAGCCTGAGAAGAAGGCAAATCCCGGGAGCAGATCCAAGACCTCCCCTCCAAGCTGCGTGTCGAGACCTCCAAGAAGTTCTACGCAACAAGCCGCCTCGTCAACGTCGAGCGGCGTCTCGCCAGAAAACGGCGGCGGCAGGAGCCCTCGAAATGGCACTACTTCCATTCCAG GAGCAAAGCCCAAACAGCAGGCCAAGCCACCGAACAAACTTGCAGCGACCAAATCGGATGCAACAAAGCAGAGCAGCAG TCCCGGTAGCAGGTCCAAGGTGAAAGTACCGCCTGGAGCAGTGGAGGCCCCTGTGGCTGGAGCAGTGAGAGCAAGGGCGGACCCCAAAGGCAAAGGAGTCCAAGACAGTAACG TCACCAAGTATGGATCTGTTGGGAAAAAGCAGACTTTGCCCAGGAAGGATTTAGATGGCCCGAGATCCTCTGCGCTGAGCAAACCACACGGGGAAACTGCCAGAAAGGTCTTAACCTCAGTTTTGGCTAAATCCTCTTCTAAACCAACCAAAGTGTCTCCCACATCTACTAAGCAGCCCTTCAACAAATCAGCACCAAAACTTAAAAGTACCACAGAATCGGAGGGACCTTCAGCAAAAACTGGAGTAACCATCAGAAGTTCTAAAGGTCAGGGTGCTAAGGAAAATGGTCAAAGTTCAGACTGTAAAACTGAAGAGGTGGACAGCGGCGGCGCAGGGGCAGATAGCGCTGCGGAACTCGTGGCACCATTGCCACCAAAAGGCCAAGATTCCCTCAGCCCCCATCAGGACTCAACTTCTTCCGTTGTCCAGAAGACTGACCAACAGTCCACAAATGGCGCGAATGAACCTTGCGTAGCGCCGCCAGCAGTAAGATCCATTGCCGTGGTTAAAATGTCTGACAGCCTTACGGGGCTTCAGTCACCGAGTACGCCTGGCGACACCCCCTGCAGTGGGGCAAGTACCAGCACTCCCTTAGAGGACTCCTGGAGTGGCGGCATCCACCCACAAGTTAGCCCTGCATCAGAAACTGGCAGTACGCACTCAACCTCCTCGGACGACATCAAGCCCCGGTCGGAGGACTACGACGCAGGGGGTTCGCAGGACGACGACGGGTACAACGAACAAGGCGTGTCCAAGTGCAGCACCATGCGCTGCCACGACTTCCTCggccgcagcagcagcgacaCCAGCACACCTGAGGAAATCAAGATGTACGAGGCCGGCACGGTGCTGAGAGTGGACGTCCGGCTGCGTGGCCGGGAGGTGGAGACCACCAGCGAGGAGGAAGGCGCGAGGCCACGTCCCCGGTCGTGGTTGCAAAGGGAGGAACGGTCAGTGACCGCCGAGACGCCTTCCAGCGTGCCTGAGCGCCAGACttcagaggaggaggacgatgatgaagaggaaacAGAGGAGGAGAGATCAGAAGTGGAGGTGATCCCTAATCAGGGTCCGACCGAAGCCTCGCCGCCCTTTCAAGGGATCATCAACCCGGCCTTCGATGATGACGCCGCGGACCCGGAGAACGAGCAGCCGGACTTTCAGTCTACATCCAACTTCCGCCGCTCTGTTTTGCTGTCTGTGGATGAGTGCGAGGAATTGGGCTCTGAGGAAGGCGGTGTCCAAACCCCTCAAGACCACGACGACGGAGCCACTCCGTGCGACGTTTTTGAGTCGGACTCCGTCACTCCACAATGCCACCGCGCCCCTTCCCATGAACACTCCATGACTGCGCACCAGCCGCAAGGTGAGGAACCGCAAGAAAGGCCCTTGAAGTTCCTGACGGAGATTCAGGAGACGCAAAGCCAAGGGACCGACGGCCCTCCGCCGAGCACCAATACCACCAGAGACCCCCCGCCCCAGGAGCGGCCGTGTCACCTGGACCTGCGGCCGCCATACACCGATGGAACCAAGAAGACCGACTTACACCTAGACTTAAATGAGCCGCACAAGATGGGGGACTCTCCCTTACAGTCTCCAGCAG GCGACATTGCTTGTGACAGATTGGATCTAGGCGACGGCAAACCCGAGCAGACTCCGTCCAACAAAGCCCTCCTCTCCCCCATTTACGAGATGGACGCGGGCGACGCGTTCGTGCGCCGCTCGGACAAGGACACAACGGGACAGGAAAAGTTTGAGGACAAAGGCAGCGAGTTTGCCAAGCGGGACTGGAGTCTTCTCAGGCAGCTCCTCTCGGAGCAGGAGTCCAATCTGGGCGTGATCAACCCGGTGCCAGAGGAGCTGAACCTGGCACAGTACCTCATCAAGCAGACGCTGTCTTTGTCCCGGGACTGTCTGGACGCCAGGTGCTTCTTGTCCCCGGAGAGGGAAACCTTCAAGCGCTGGGCCGAACTCATCTCGCCTATGGAGGACTCGTCCACCAGTATCACGGTGACCAGCTTCTCCCCGGAAGATGCCGCCTCGCCGCAAGGGGAGTGGACCATTGTGGAACTAGAAACACACCATTGA